The Campylobacter ureolyticus ACS-301-V-Sch3b genome has a segment encoding these proteins:
- the nifJ gene encoding pyruvate:ferredoxin (flavodoxin) oxidoreductase, with protein sequence MNNKITKTMDGNEAAAYASYAFTEVAGIYPITPSSPMADYTDVWASMGKKNIFGMPVKVVEMQSEAGAAGSVHGSLQVGALTTTYTASQGLLLKIPNMYKIAGQHLPCVIHVAARSLAAQALSIFGDHQDIYACRQTGFAMLASDSVQEVMDLAGVAHLSAIKGKVPFLHFFDGFRTSHEIQKVEVIDYNDFEKLLDKDAVKEFRDNALNPNHPKTRGTAQNDDIYFQTRELSNRFYDELPDIVANYLKEISKITGRDYRPFNYYGEHDATRIIIAMGSVNQALEEVVDYLNKKGEKVGLIKVHLYRPFSLKYLFDVMPKSVQKIAVLDRTKEPGSIGEPLYLDVKAAFYGNDNAPLIVGGRYGLSSKDTDPAQLIAVFDELKKDNPKNGFTIGINDDVTHTSLKVGEKISLGNDDDIECLFYGLGADGTVGANKNSIKIIGDKTNLYAQAYFAYDSKKSGGYTRSHLRFGKKPIRSTYLVSNPHFVACSVASYLEIYDVIDGIRENGTFLLNSIWDAKETVEKLPNKVKKILALKNVNFFIINATKLAHDIGLGNRTNTIMQSAFFKLANIIPFDEAKNYMKEYAKKTYGKKGDKIIEMNYKAIDEGADKLVQVKVDKEWINLEDEIKKEDFYKGSEFVENIVKPMNAARGDDLPVSAFLGYEDGSFEAGTTKYEKRGVGVTVPKWIKENCIQCNQCVYVCPHAVIRAFLLDENDEAKANLSDDLLEAKGKELKGLKYKIQVSPLDCTGCELCAQNCPSKEKSLVMVPLEEELKKGEQEKADFLFENVKYKDDLMNKQSVKGIGFSRPYFEFHGACPGCGETPYITLLTRLYGDHLIIANATGCSSIYGGSAPSTPYTKDETGKGVAWANSLFEDNAEFGMGMKIANETIRHRIENIMLDNIDKVPNNLKALYNDWITNKFDFFKSNEISKTLVPILKQNQNIESVKEILNLKDYLPNISQWIIGGDGWAYDIGFGGLDHALASGENINILVLDTEVYSNTGGQSSKSSRTGSIAQFTASGKRMQKKDLGIMMMTYGNIFVAQINSNASQANTIKAIIAAEAYDGPSLIIAYSPCIAHGIKGGLGHSGNQAELATKCGYWPTYTYDPDLIKEGKNPLKLTSKEPNFDLYEEFLLNETRYNALKKINPEHAKELFEINKLDAIRRYKQLKRLCNADYSDELV encoded by the coding sequence ATGAATAATAAAATAACAAAAACAATGGATGGAAACGAAGCAGCGGCATACGCATCATACGCTTTTACTGAAGTTGCTGGAATTTATCCAATAACCCCAAGTTCTCCAATGGCTGATTACACAGATGTTTGGGCAAGTATGGGTAAAAAAAATATTTTTGGAATGCCTGTTAAAGTTGTAGAAATGCAAAGTGAAGCTGGCGCTGCTGGCTCAGTTCATGGCTCACTTCAAGTAGGAGCTTTGACAACAACTTACACAGCATCACAAGGGCTTTTACTCAAAATTCCAAACATGTATAAAATAGCAGGGCAACATCTTCCTTGTGTTATACATGTTGCAGCTAGATCTTTGGCAGCTCAAGCACTTTCTATATTTGGAGATCACCAAGATATTTATGCCTGTAGACAAACAGGTTTTGCAATGTTAGCAAGTGATAGTGTGCAAGAGGTTATGGACTTAGCAGGAGTTGCACATCTTTCAGCTATTAAGGGTAAGGTTCCATTTTTGCATTTTTTTGATGGTTTTAGAACAAGCCATGAAATTCAAAAAGTTGAAGTTATTGATTATAATGATTTTGAAAAACTTTTAGATAAGGATGCAGTAAAAGAATTTAGGGATAATGCTCTAAATCCTAACCACCCAAAAACAAGAGGAACTGCACAAAATGATGATATTTATTTTCAAACAAGAGAGCTATCAAACAGATTTTATGATGAACTTCCCGATATTGTGGCTAATTATTTAAAAGAAATTTCAAAAATTACTGGAAGAGATTATAGGCCATTTAATTACTACGGGGAGCATGATGCAACTCGTATTATCATAGCTATGGGTTCAGTTAATCAAGCATTAGAAGAAGTTGTTGATTATTTAAATAAAAAAGGTGAAAAAGTAGGCCTTATAAAAGTTCATCTTTATAGACCATTTAGTTTAAAATATCTTTTTGATGTTATGCCAAAAAGTGTTCAAAAAATAGCAGTATTAGATCGCACAAAAGAGCCAGGCAGCATTGGTGAGCCACTTTATTTAGATGTTAAAGCAGCATTTTATGGAAATGATAATGCACCATTAATAGTAGGTGGAAGATACGGGCTTAGTTCAAAAGATACTGATCCAGCACAACTTATAGCAGTATTTGATGAGTTAAAAAAAGATAATCCTAAAAATGGATTTACAATTGGAATTAACGATGATGTCACTCATACTTCTCTTAAGGTTGGAGAAAAAATATCGCTTGGAAATGATGATGACATAGAGTGCTTGTTTTACGGGCTTGGGGCTGATGGAACAGTTGGAGCAAATAAAAATTCTATTAAAATAATTGGAGATAAAACTAATCTTTATGCACAGGCATATTTTGCTTATGATAGTAAAAAATCAGGCGGATATACAAGAAGTCATTTAAGATTTGGCAAAAAGCCTATTAGATCAACATATCTTGTATCAAACCCACACTTTGTTGCCTGTTCAGTTGCTTCATATTTGGAAATTTATGATGTTATTGATGGCATTAGAGAAAATGGAACTTTTCTTTTAAATTCAATTTGGGATGCCAAGGAAACAGTTGAAAAACTACCAAATAAAGTTAAAAAAATATTAGCTTTAAAAAATGTAAATTTCTTTATTATAAATGCTACAAAATTAGCTCATGATATCGGTCTTGGAAATAGAACAAATACTATTATGCAATCAGCATTTTTTAAACTAGCCAATATCATACCTTTTGATGAAGCAAAAAACTATATGAAAGAATATGCTAAAAAAACTTATGGCAAAAAAGGCGATAAAATAATTGAGATGAACTATAAGGCAATTGATGAAGGAGCAGATAAGTTAGTTCAAGTAAAAGTTGATAAAGAATGGATAAATTTAGAAGATGAGATAAAAAAAGAAGACTTTTATAAAGGAAGTGAATTTGTAGAAAACATCGTAAAACCAATGAATGCTGCAAGAGGCGATGATTTGCCAGTATCAGCTTTTTTGGGTTATGAGGATGGAAGTTTTGAAGCAGGAACTACAAAATATGAAAAAAGAGGTGTTGGTGTAACCGTTCCAAAATGGATAAAAGAAAACTGTATTCAGTGTAATCAATGCGTCTATGTATGCCCGCATGCTGTTATAAGAGCTTTTTTGCTTGATGAAAATGATGAGGCTAAAGCAAATTTAAGTGATGATTTGCTTGAGGCAAAAGGCAAGGAATTAAAAGGGTTAAAATACAAAATTCAAGTAAGTCCACTTGATTGCACTGGCTGTGAGTTATGTGCTCAAAACTGTCCAAGTAAAGAAAAATCTTTAGTAATGGTTCCTTTAGAAGAAGAGCTTAAAAAAGGAGAGCAAGAAAAAGCGGACTTTTTATTTGAAAATGTAAAATATAAAGATGATTTAATGAATAAGCAAAGCGTTAAAGGTATTGGTTTTTCAAGACCTTATTTTGAATTTCATGGAGCATGTCCAGGATGTGGTGAAACACCGTATATTACGCTTTTAACTAGACTTTACGGAGATCATTTAATAATTGCCAACGCTACTGGTTGTAGCTCTATATATGGCGGTTCAGCTCCTTCAACTCCATATACAAAAGATGAAACTGGAAAAGGTGTAGCATGGGCAAATTCGCTTTTTGAAGACAATGCTGAGTTTGGTATGGGCATGAAAATAGCAAATGAAACTATTAGACATAGAATTGAAAATATAATGCTTGATAATATTGATAAAGTCCCAAATAATTTAAAAGCTTTATATAATGATTGGATTACAAATAAATTTGACTTTTTTAAATCAAATGAAATTTCAAAAACATTAGTTCCTATTTTAAAACAAAATCAAAATATTGAAAGTGTTAAAGAGATTTTAAATTTAAAAGACTATTTGCCAAATATTTCTCAATGGATTATTGGAGGTGATGGTTGGGCGTATGATATTGGTTTTGGTGGGCTTGATCACGCACTAGCTAGTGGAGAAAATATAAATATTTTAGTTCTTGATACAGAGGTTTATTCAAATACTGGCGGACAAAGTTCAAAATCTTCAAGAACTGGATCTATTGCGCAATTTACAGCTTCTGGAAAAAGAATGCAAAAAAAAGATCTAGGCATTATGATGATGACTTATGGAAATATTTTTGTTGCGCAAATTAACTCAAATGCCTCACAAGCAAATACAATAAAAGCAATTATCGCAGCTGAAGCTTATGATGGACCTAGCTTAATTATAGCATATAGCCCGTGCATTGCTCATGGTATAAAAGGCGGACTTGGACACTCTGGAAATCAAGCAGAGCTTGCCACAAAATGTGGATATTGGCCAACTTATACTTATGATCCTGATTTAATAAAAGAGGGCAAGAATCCTTTAAAACTAACTTCAAAAGAGCCTAATTTTGACCTTTATGAAGAGTTTTTATTAAATGAGACTAGATACAATGCCCTTAAAAAAATAAATCCAGAACATGCAAAAGAGCTTTTTGAAATAAATAAGCTTGATGCCATAAGAAGATATAAACAATTAAAACGTCTTTGCAATGCTGATTATAGCGATGAGCTAGTTTAA
- a CDS encoding DUF2325 domain-containing protein: MSVLVIGADEITPIKAVLKDLGASKIEHWDARNENRVNRKSIPQDVECVVMLTSFLNHNTMRKIKSDVKKRKIPLVCAKRSVSCVFCEFCKIFNLNKEFCSKTGC; the protein is encoded by the coding sequence ATGTCAGTTTTAGTTATAGGAGCCGATGAAATAACACCTATTAAGGCTGTTTTAAAAGATCTTGGAGCTAGTAAGATAGAGCACTGGGATGCTAGAAATGAAAATAGAGTTAATAGAAAGTCAATTCCGCAAGATGTGGAGTGTGTGGTTATGTTAACTTCATTTTTAAATCACAATACCATGAGAAAAATTAAAAGTGATGTTAAGAAAAGAAAAATTCCTTTAGTTTGCGCTAAAAGAAGTGTGAGCTGTGTGTTTTGTGAGTTTTGTAAAATTTTTAACTTAAATAAAGAATTTTGCTCAAAAACTGGTTGCTAA
- the fldA gene encoding flavodoxin FldA, protein MSLAIVYGSSMGNTENAANLICEKLGIEADVLDVANTSADTINGYDKLICGTSTWNNGDMQDDWDSFDFGSLKLSGKTVAVFGVGDSQGYSDEFCDGMAKLFNELKNAGANLVGEISTDGYSFDESEALNNNGNFVGLALDYDNEEEMNEQRVDNWIKIIKPLFS, encoded by the coding sequence GTGAGTTTGGCAATAGTTTATGGAAGTTCAATGGGAAATACCGAAAACGCAGCAAACCTAATATGTGAAAAACTAGGCATAGAAGCTGATGTTTTGGATGTGGCAAATACAAGTGCAGATACTATAAATGGTTATGATAAATTAATCTGTGGTACTTCTACTTGGAATAATGGCGATATGCAAGATGATTGGGATAGTTTTGATTTTGGTTCACTAAAGCTTAGCGGAAAAACTGTAGCAGTTTTTGGTGTAGGAGATAGTCAGGGTTATAGTGATGAGTTTTGCGATGGTATGGCTAAGCTCTTTAATGAGCTTAAAAATGCAGGAGCTAATTTAGTTGGAGAGATAAGCACTGATGGATATAGCTTTGATGAAAGTGAGGCTTTAAATAATAATGGTAACTTTGTTGGTCTAGCTCTTGATTATGATAATGAAGAAGAAATGAACGAGCAAAGAGTTGATAATTGGATAAAAATAATAAAACCTCTATTTTCTTAG
- the trpA gene encoding tryptophan synthase subunit alpha: protein MDKIKESFDKKLKNGKKANIGYIVAGYPDLNYTKELINNLDKCSIDILELGIPYTDPLADGKVIFDASFKACRNDVNTDKVFEMLKECKTNKCLVFLVYYNLIFCYGLENFVKKAKEVGISGLIVPDLPCEESDELFEICKKYEISLIPLISITSEYRLKKLLEKSSGFIYAIGSIGVTGGKQTPISRLKNMISDIKKASDLPIAVGFGIRTNEDVKLTKTYADGVIVGTSIVKLLSEFSVKEALVKIDEIFKD, encoded by the coding sequence ATGGATAAAATAAAAGAGTCTTTTGACAAAAAATTAAAAAATGGTAAAAAAGCAAATATTGGCTATATCGTGGCTGGCTATCCAGATTTAAACTATACAAAAGAACTTATTAATAATCTTGATAAGTGCTCAATTGACATTCTTGAGCTTGGTATTCCATATACTGATCCTTTGGCTGATGGAAAAGTCATTTTTGATGCAAGCTTTAAAGCTTGTCGAAATGATGTAAATACTGATAAAGTATTTGAAATGTTAAAAGAATGTAAAACTAATAAATGCTTAGTTTTTTTAGTTTATTATAATTTAATTTTTTGCTATGGGTTAGAAAATTTTGTAAAAAAAGCAAAAGAGGTAGGCATTAGCGGTCTTATAGTTCCAGATCTTCCTTGCGAGGAAAGCGATGAGCTTTTTGAAATTTGTAAAAAATATGAAATTAGCTTAATTCCACTTATAAGCATAACGTCAGAATACAGATTAAAAAAACTTTTAGAAAAATCGAGTGGATTTATATATGCAATTGGCTCAATTGGCGTAACAGGTGGCAAACAAACCCCAATAAGCAGACTAAAAAATATGATATCTGATATTAAAAAAGCAAGTGATTTGCCGATTGCTGTTGGTTTTGGTATAAGAACAAATGAGGATGTAAAACTAACTAAAACTTATGCTGATGGAGTTATAGTAGGAACATCTATAGTTAAACTTTTAAGCGAATTTAGCGTTAAAGAAGCTTTAGTAAAAATTGATGAAATCTTTAAGGATTAA
- the trpB gene encoding tryptophan synthase subunit beta, with protein MNKKAYFGDFGGQFIPETAMFAVEELENAYKKIAKSKEFKDELNYLLKEYVGRPTPLYHAKNLSKYYGHEIYLKREDLNHTGAHKINNALGQTLLAKKMGKKKVIAETGAGQHGVATATAAALLGLECDVYMGEVDAKRQELNKFRMKLLGANVVEIKDGLKTLKEATTAAIQAWVNEIESVFYVIGSVVGPYPYPTMVRDFQSIIGNETKAQLKEKGINADYIIACVGGGSNAMGIFSAFLDDKNINLIGVEAGGLGANTPYNAATLTNGKEGIIHGMKTIVLQDKFGRILPVHSISAGLDYPGVGPEHSNLFKTKRANYYAVTDDECINALKLLSQKEGIIPAIESAHALAYLEKLCPKLDKKSTIVVNVSGRGDKDMDTVMNYKKGRIYG; from the coding sequence ATGAATAAAAAAGCATATTTTGGTGATTTTGGCGGTCAATTTATACCAGAAACCGCAATGTTTGCAGTTGAAGAGCTTGAAAATGCATATAAAAAAATAGCAAAATCAAAAGAGTTTAAAGATGAGCTTAATTATCTTTTAAAAGAGTATGTTGGACGTCCAACTCCTTTATATCATGCAAAAAATTTAAGCAAATACTACGGACATGAAATTTATTTAAAAAGAGAAGATTTAAATCACACAGGAGCACATAAAATAAACAACGCCCTAGGCCAAACTTTACTAGCTAAAAAAATGGGCAAAAAGAAAGTGATTGCTGAAACAGGAGCTGGACAGCACGGAGTAGCTACAGCTACAGCTGCAGCACTTTTAGGACTTGAATGTGATGTTTATATGGGCGAAGTAGATGCCAAAAGACAAGAGCTCAATAAATTTCGAATGAAACTTCTAGGTGCAAATGTAGTTGAAATAAAAGATGGTTTAAAAACATTAAAAGAAGCTACCACAGCGGCAATCCAAGCATGGGTTAATGAAATAGAAAGTGTTTTTTATGTAATTGGCTCAGTCGTTGGACCATACCCATATCCTACTATGGTAAGGGATTTTCAAAGCATAATTGGAAATGAAACAAAAGCTCAACTAAAAGAAAAAGGCATAAATGCTGATTATATAATCGCTTGTGTTGGTGGTGGAAGCAATGCAATGGGAATATTTTCAGCTTTTTTAGATGATAAAAATATAAATTTAATAGGGGTTGAAGCAGGCGGACTTGGAGCAAACACACCATACAACGCAGCAACTCTTACAAATGGAAAAGAAGGAATAATACACGGTATGAAAACTATCGTTTTGCAGGATAAATTTGGTAGAATTTTACCTGTACATAGTATTTCTGCAGGACTTGATTATCCTGGTGTTGGACCAGAACATTCAAATTTATTTAAAACAAAAAGAGCAAATTATTATGCAGTAACTGATGATGAGTGCATAAATGCTTTAAAACTTCTATCACAAAAAGAAGGGATCATACCAGCTATTGAAAGCGCTCATGCTCTAGCATATTTAGAAAAACTTTGCCCTAAACTAGACAAAAAATCAACAATAGTTGTAAATGTTTCAGGTAGAGGCGATAAAGATATGGATACTGTGATGAACTATAAAAAAGGAAGAATTTATGGATAA
- a CDS encoding phosphoribosylanthranilate isomerase: MEKIEVKICGIKSLDEAKSIINLDIDYLGVIFAQSIRKVNLKTATEISTFVKNSGKKCVGVFANLTEDEILNNSLKAKLYAAQIYGDYSLNLYENLNKNNIKVWKVFSVLDVLPNLENFKFDLALFDYKGKKLGGNGVSFCWEILKNLEPFSFIMAGGIGSGNVLEAAKHNPKILDINSLVEDKNGIKDPKLIIEILKILKENGYK, translated from the coding sequence GTGGAAAAAATAGAGGTTAAAATTTGTGGTATTAAAAGCCTAGATGAGGCAAAAAGCATTATAAATTTAGATATTGATTATTTAGGTGTTATTTTTGCCCAATCAATTAGAAAAGTTAACCTTAAAACAGCTACCGAGATTTCAACCTTTGTAAAAAATAGTGGTAAAAAATGCGTTGGTGTTTTTGCAAATTTAACAGAAGATGAAATTTTAAACAACTCACTAAAAGCAAAGCTTTATGCAGCTCAAATTTATGGAGATTATAGTTTAAATTTATATGAGAATTTAAATAAAAACAATATAAAAGTTTGGAAAGTTTTTAGCGTTTTAGATGTTTTGCCAAATTTGGAAAATTTTAAATTTGATTTAGCACTATTTGATTATAAAGGAAAAAAACTTGGTGGAAATGGAGTTAGTTTTTGTTGGGAAATTTTAAAAAATTTAGAACCATTTAGTTTTATTATGGCTGGAGGAATAGGCTCTGGCAATGTCTTAGAGGCTGCAAAGCATAATCCAAAAATTTTAGATATAAATAGCCTTGTTGAAGATAAAAATGGTATAAAAGATCCTAAATTAATAATTGAAATTTTAAAAATTCTAAAAGAAAATGGATATAAGTAG
- a CDS encoding sulfite exporter TauE/SafE family protein: MESLFDIFIFLVFGTVVGIVSGFFGIGGGSVVVPTMIFMGYSIKTAVGVSVVQMLFSSIFGSYLNYKAGKLRINEGIFVSFGGFVGAIFSGFIVSNVSEIVLEIFLSFVLLISILKFFFSQENDKNGKAKKEIDSKPLLFLLGLFIGAFAVSTGVGGAVFLTPILVGFMGFDIKKAISMGLFFVIFSSISGFISMSLNGLVNFKYGIMLGFGSLLGVYFGIKLSHRVNKKLQKNLLLALYSLMLLFMLKKIFVL; this comes from the coding sequence ATGGAAAGCTTATTTGATATTTTTATATTTTTGGTGTTTGGAACTGTTGTTGGTATAGTCTCAGGTTTTTTTGGTATAGGTGGTGGAAGTGTTGTTGTGCCAACTATGATTTTTATGGGATATAGTATAAAAACTGCAGTTGGAGTTTCAGTTGTGCAGATGCTTTTTAGCTCTATTTTTGGCTCATATCTTAATTATAAAGCTGGAAAACTTAGGATAAATGAGGGAATTTTTGTTAGTTTTGGAGGATTTGTAGGGGCTATTTTTAGTGGATTTATCGTATCAAATGTTAGTGAAATAGTCTTAGAAATTTTTCTATCATTTGTGCTTTTAATTTCAATTTTAAAATTTTTCTTTTCCCAAGAAAATGATAAAAATGGAAAAGCTAAAAAAGAGATTGATTCAAAACCACTTTTGTTTTTATTAGGGCTTTTTATAGGAGCTTTTGCAGTTAGCACTGGTGTTGGTGGAGCTGTTTTTTTAACACCTATTTTAGTGGGATTTATGGGATTTGATATAAAAAAAGCTATTTCAATGGGACTATTTTTTGTAATATTTTCTTCTATATCGGGATTTATAAGTATGTCATTAAATGGACTTGTAAATTTTAAATACGGAATTATGTTAGGATTTGGATCTCTTTTGGGTGTTTATTTTGGTATAAAGTTAAGCCATAGAGTAAATAAAAAATTACAAAAAAACCTTCTTTTAGCCCTATATTCATTAATGCTTTTATTTATGCTTAAAAAAATTTTTGTGTTATAA
- the uvrA gene encoding excinuclease ABC subunit UvrA: MNDFIEIYGARENNLKNLNLKIPKNKFVVFTGLSGSGKSTLAFDTLYAEGQRRYMESLSSYARQFLDRAGKPDVDKINGLTPAIAIDQKTTSKNPRSTVGTITEIYDYLRLLFARVGVQHCHKCGKPISKMSASDIINEILKLPENSKIIISSPIAREKKGTFVDELESLRSKGFIRAKIDGVMVRLDEDIKLSKTKKHTIFAVIDRVVVNAENKERIASDVEKALNLSYGELEVEVMNADEVGVEETNIHYSEHMACFDCKISFTPLEPLTFSFNSVKGACEECDGLGVRYTIDINKIVNEQNSVQKGAIKLLYGFNKSYYHKFMIAFCEQNNIPTNIPYGELKESDKKLILYGNSKEIKFVWKRHALTRKFEGALKYVYEMLKNESDFEDFMTERTCPTCKGHRLKAQSLAVLVANKNIADIIDMSIENCVEFFKNNKNFSYLSTQQKTIAKPILKEIRERLMFLNNVGLGYLSLGRDSRTISGGEAQRIRIASQIGSGLSGVMYVLDEPSIGLHERDTLKLIKTLDDLRDKGNTLIVVEHDKKTIENADFVVDIGPAAGKKGGEVIFAGDVKTLLKSDTQTAKYLNGIKKINHQKNRPQENWLTLKNVTINNISNLSAKFPLGNLVCLTGVSGSGKSSLLLQTLLPTALEELNHARKVKTLKSAKIEGLQNLDKVIYLDQSPIGRTPRSNPATYTGVMDEIRNLFAQTKEAKARGYKIGRFSFNVKGGRCEKCSGDGVIKIEMHFLPDITVECDTCHGTRYNDQTLEILYKGKNIAEVLAMSVDEAFEFFKAVPKIKAKLKTMKDVGLGYVTLGQNATTLSGGEAQRVKLAKELSKADTGKTLYILDEPTTGLHFADVDKLVGVLGHLVDLGNSVFVIEHNMDIIKNADYIVDMGPEGGSKGGKIIAAGTPKELAKNYKKTGSYTGEFLVQELKNMD; the protein is encoded by the coding sequence ATGAACGATTTTATAGAAATTTATGGCGCAAGAGAAAATAATCTAAAAAATTTAAATCTAAAAATTCCAAAGAATAAATTTGTGGTTTTTACAGGACTTAGTGGAAGTGGAAAAAGCACACTTGCCTTTGATACCTTATATGCCGAAGGACAAAGGCGTTATATGGAAAGCTTAAGTTCATACGCAAGACAGTTTTTAGATAGGGCTGGAAAACCAGATGTTGATAAGATAAATGGACTTACTCCAGCCATTGCGATTGACCAAAAAACAACTTCTAAAAACCCTCGTTCAACAGTTGGAACAATAACTGAGATATATGATTATTTAAGGCTTTTATTTGCACGAGTTGGAGTTCAGCACTGTCATAAGTGCGGTAAGCCAATTTCTAAAATGAGTGCAAGCGATATAATAAATGAAATTTTAAAGCTTCCTGAAAATTCTAAAATAATTATCTCATCTCCAATTGCAAGAGAAAAAAAAGGAACTTTTGTTGATGAGCTAGAAAGCCTAAGAAGCAAAGGCTTTATAAGGGCAAAAATTGATGGAGTTATGGTAAGACTTGATGAAGATATCAAACTTTCAAAGACTAAAAAACATACAATTTTTGCTGTAATTGATAGAGTTGTAGTAAATGCTGAAAATAAAGAAAGAATTGCCTCAGATGTAGAAAAAGCTCTAAATTTAAGTTATGGGGAGCTTGAGGTTGAAGTGATGAATGCTGATGAGGTTGGAGTAGAAGAAACAAATATTCATTATAGCGAGCATATGGCTTGTTTTGATTGTAAAATTTCTTTTACACCGCTTGAGCCACTGACTTTTAGCTTTAACTCAGTTAAAGGAGCTTGTGAAGAGTGTGATGGGCTTGGAGTTAGATACACAATTGATATAAATAAGATAGTAAATGAACAAAATAGTGTCCAAAAAGGTGCTATCAAACTACTATATGGCTTTAATAAAAGTTATTATCATAAATTTATGATTGCATTTTGTGAACAAAATAATATTCCCACAAACATACCTTATGGTGAGCTTAAAGAAAGTGATAAAAAACTTATTTTATATGGAAATAGCAAAGAAATAAAATTTGTATGGAAAAGACATGCATTAACTCGTAAATTTGAAGGTGCGTTGAAATATGTTTATGAAATGCTCAAAAATGAGAGTGATTTTGAGGATTTTATGACAGAAAGAACTTGTCCAACTTGTAAAGGACATAGGCTAAAAGCACAAAGTTTGGCTGTTTTAGTTGCTAATAAAAATATAGCCGACATAATAGATATGAGTATAGAAAATTGTGTTGAGTTTTTTAAAAATAATAAAAATTTTAGCTATTTAAGCACTCAGCAAAAAACAATTGCAAAGCCAATACTAAAAGAAATAAGAGAAAGGCTTATGTTTTTAAACAATGTGGGTCTTGGATATCTAAGTTTGGGGCGCGATAGTAGGACTATAAGTGGTGGAGAGGCTCAAAGGATAAGGATTGCTTCACAAATAGGAAGTGGCTTAAGTGGGGTTATGTATGTCCTTGATGAGCCAAGCATTGGGCTTCATGAAAGAGATACTTTAAAGCTTATTAAAACACTTGATGATTTAAGGGATAAAGGAAATACCTTAATCGTTGTTGAGCATGATAAAAAAACTATTGAAAATGCGGACTTTGTAGTAGATATCGGACCAGCTGCTGGAAAAAAAGGTGGGGAAGTTATATTTGCAGGAGATGTAAAAACGCTCTTAAAAAGCGATACTCAAACTGCAAAATATCTAAATGGTATAAAAAAAATAAATCATCAAAAAAATAGACCGCAAGAAAATTGGCTTACTTTAAAAAATGTAACGATTAATAATATTTCAAATTTAAGTGCCAAATTTCCTCTTGGAAATTTAGTCTGCTTAACAGGTGTTAGCGGAAGTGGAAAAAGCTCACTTTTACTTCAAACTCTTTTACCAACGGCATTAGAAGAGTTAAATCATGCTAGAAAAGTAAAAACTTTAAAAAGTGCAAAAATTGAAGGACTACAAAATTTAGATAAAGTTATCTATCTTGATCAAAGTCCAATAGGAAGAACCCCAAGAAGCAATCCAGCAACTTATACTGGCGTAATGGATGAGATAAGAAATTTATTTGCACAAACTAAAGAAGCAAAAGCAAGAGGTTATAAAATAGGCAGATTTAGCTTTAATGTAAAAGGTGGAAGATGCGAAAAATGTAGTGGTGATGGTGTTATAAAGATAGAAATGCACTTTTTGCCAGATATTACTGTTGAGTGTGATACTTGTCATGGAACTCGCTACAACGATCAAACTTTGGAAATTTTATATAAAGGAAAAAACATAGCTGAGGTTTTGGCAATGAGCGTGGATGAGGCTTTTGAGTTTTTTAAAGCAGTTCCAAAGATAAAAGCAAAACTAAAAACTATGAAAGATGTTGGGCTTGGTTATGTAACTTTGGGGCAAAATGCAACTACTCTAAGTGGTGGCGAAGCTCAAAGAGTAAAGCTTGCAAAAGAGTTAAGTAAAGCAGATACTGGCAAGACTCTTTATATTTTAGATGAACCAACCACTGGACTTCACTTTGCAGATGTTGATAAACTTGTTGGAGTTTTGGGTCATTTAGTCGATCTTGGAAATTCAGTTTTTGTAATTGAGCATAATATGGATATTATAAAAAATGCTGATTATATTGTAGATATGGGACCAGAAGGTGGAAGTAAAGGTGGTAAAATTATAGCTGCTGGAACTCCAAAAGAACTTGCTAAAAACTATAAAAAAACAGGCTCTTACACAGGTGAGTTTTTGGTGCAAGAATTAAAAAATATGGATTAA